The following are encoded together in the Pygocentrus nattereri isolate fPygNat1 chromosome 15, fPygNat1.pri, whole genome shotgun sequence genome:
- the LOC108428495 gene encoding ammonium transporter Rh type C-like, whose translation MGNCQVCCKNFWCHSKNTNVRISLPAVCFLWQIAMIILFGAFVRYNEESDAHWPDYKKEHNITSDSENDFYFRYASFQDVHVMIFVGFGFLMTFLKRYSFSAVGFNFLIAAFGIQWALLMQGWFHSLDPTDGFIKIGVENIINADFCVASCLIAFGACLGKTSPVQLMVMTLFGVTLFAVEEYIILELLHARDAGGSMTIHTFGGYFGLTISWILYRPNLHQSKRLHGSVYHSDVFAMIGTLFLWMFWPSFNSAIANHGDGQHRAAINTYLALAASVLTSYAISSLSANKGKLDMVHIQNATLAGGVALGTASEFMITPYGSLIVGFCCGILSTFGYLVLSPFMEKHLKIQDTCGIHNLHAMPGLLGGVVGAITAATASTSIYGSEGLKNIFEFVGTKRTPSTQGGYQAAGIAVALAFGIVGGAIVGMILRLPLWGDPADDNCFDDEVYWELPEDEESIPPILEYKNHMDIKNPDACVSESNFSVDQS comes from the exons ATGGGGAACTGCCAAGTTTGCTGCAAAAATTTCTGGTGCCATTCCAAGAACACTAATGTCCGGATCAGTCTGCCTGCTGTCTGCTTCCTGTGGCAAATTGCCATGATCATCCTCTTCGGAGCATTTGTTCGCTACAATGAAGAGTCGGATGCTCACTGGCCAGACTACAAGAAGGAACACAACATTACAAGTGACAGTGAGAATGACTTCTACTTCAGATATGCAA GTTTCCAGGATGTTCATGTGATGATCTTCGTGGGTTTTGGTTTCCTCATGACCTTCCTGAAGCGTTACAGCTTCAGTGCTGTGGGCTTCAACTTCCTGATTGCTGCCTTTGGGATTCAGTGGGCCCTGCTGATGCAAGGCTGGTTCCACTCGCTGGACCCAACTGATGGGTTCATCAAAATCGGAGTGGAGAA TATCATCAATGCTGACTTCTGCGTGGCTAGTTGCTTAATTGCATTTGGTGCTTGTCTTGGGAAAACCAGTCCTGTACAGTTGATGGTGATGACCCTATTTGGAGTCACCTTGTTTGCAGTGGAAGAGTACATCATCCTTGAGCTCCTCCAT GCCAGAGATGCTGGTGGATCTATGACCATCCACACTTTTGGAGGATATTTTGGTCTGACAATTTCATGGATTCTCTATCGACCAAATCTGCACCAGAGCAAACGTCTGCATGGCTCTGTCTACCACTCTGATGTCTTTGCCATGATCG GTACTCTCTTCCTTTGGATGTTCTGGCCCAGTTTCAACTCTGCCATTGCGAATCATGGAGATGGGCAACACCGAGCAGCCATCAACACCTACCTGGCCTTGGCTGCCAGTGTCCTGACAAGCTATGCTATCTCAAGCCTCTCTGCAAATAAGGGCAAGCTGGACATG GTTCATATCCAGAACGCCACCCTGGCTGGAGGCGTTGCCTTGGGAACAGCGTCTGAGTTCATGATCACACCTTACGGCTCTCTGATCGTTGGCTTCTGCTGTGGGATCCTGTCTACCTTTGGCTACCTTGTGTTGTCT CCTTTTATGGAGAAGCATCTGAAGATCCAGGACACTTGTGGAATCCACAATCTGCATGCTATGCCAGGCTTACTTGGAGGAGTTGTAGGAGCCATCACAGCTGCCACTGCAAGCACATCTATCTATGGAAGTGAAGG GTTGAAGAATATATTTGAATTTGTGGGTACAAAAAGGACACCAAGTACACAGGGAGGCTATCAGGCTGCAGGGATTGCTGTGGCTCTTGCCTTTGGAATTGTTGGTGGAGCAATAGTAG GTATGATTCTGAGGCTGCCACTCTGGGGAGACCCAGCAGATGACAACTGCTTTGATGATGAAGTGTACTGGGAG TTGCCTGAAGATGAAGAAAGCATCCCTCCAATTCTGGAATATAAAAACCACATGGACATCAAGAACCCTGATGCATGTGT GTCTGAATCCAACTTCTCTGTAGATCAGAGCTAA